The Coccidioides posadasii str. Silveira chromosome 3, complete sequence genome contains a region encoding:
- a CDS encoding uncharacterized protein (EggNog:ENOG410PHDS~COG:C~BUSCO:3514at33183) gives MRGESEHEREQRINDLWEILDDRRRGQVDLKDFKRGLKKMDHPLKNADSLLKDIIEAVDTSGDGRIQFNEFRDFVERAERELWQLFETVDRDHDGHVDKEELQSAFARAGLTVRKSKLDQFFSEMDTNNDGVISFEEWRDFLLFLPANPTHLSNMRAILSYYSATGNLNPEGDVHINEPLQGLVTKVGRESHIDNVFRCHPDGPVVPSGDAELEWLPVPWNVSLWLYFRYLEHVLTESTPHLGYFLAGGMAGVVSRTSTAPLDRLRVYLIAQTKPQSVAASVKSGAVVEVAGWRAWPLVHALKDLWRAGGIRSLFAGNGLNVAKVMPESAIKFGAYEASRRMFAGLEGHHDPKQLLPVSQFLAGGIGGMVSQCFVYPLDTLKFRMQCETVEGGLRGNRLIIATARKMWSTHGVFAYYRGLQLGLIGMFPYAAIDLMTFEYLKSTLISRKAHLLRCHEEDAPLSNFTTGAIGAFSGALSASMVYPLNVLRTRLQAQGTTQHKATYTGVVDVARKTFESEGVRGLYRGLTPNLLKVVPSVSISYIVYENSKRLLGLS, from the exons ATGCGAGGAGAATCGGAACATGAGCGCGAACAAAGGATCAATGACCTCTGGGAGATCCTTGATGACCGCCGCAGGGGCCAGGTGGACCTGAAAGATTTCAAGAGGGgcttgaagaagatggacCATC CCTTGAAAAATGCAGATTCCCTCCTGAAGGATATTATAGAAGCTGTCGACACAAGCGGAGATGGCCGAATCCAGTTCAATG AATTTCGGGACTTCGTCGAACGTGCGGAGAGAGAGCTCTGGCAGCTCTTCGAAACAGTTGATCGCGATCATGACGGCCATGTGGACAAAGAAGAACTGCAATCTGCATTTGCGCGAGCTGGCTTGACAGTTCGTAAGTCTAAGCTGGACCAGTTCTTCTCGGAGATGGACACAAATAACGATGGGGTAATCAGTTTTGAGGAATGGAG GgacttccttctttttctcccgGCCAATCCCACGCATTTATCTAATATGCGTGCAattctttcttattattctgcGACTGGAAATTTGAACCCCGAGGGTGACGTCCACATAAACGAACCTCTCCAGGGATTAG TGACCAAAGTAGGTCGCGAATCCCACATAGACAATGTGTTTCGATGTCATCCCGATGGCCCTGTCGTTCCCTCCGGTGATGCTGAGCTTGAATGGCTTCCTGTACCCTGGAATgtatcactgtggctgtaTTTCCGGTATCTTGAACACGTATTGACGGAAAGCACGCCCCACTTAGGTTACTTCCTTGCGGGCGGAATGGCTGGTGTTGTGTCAAGAACTTCGACGGCGCCGCTGGATCGCCTGAGGGTCTATCTGATTGCGCAGACAAAGCCGCAATCTGTTGCAGCCAGTGTTAAGTCTGGCGCTGTTGTTGAGGTAGCAGGGTGGAGGGCATGGCCACTTGTCCACGCCCTGAAGGACCTGTGGCGTGCGGGTGGGATACGAAGCTTATTTGCCG GAAACGGTTTGAACGTTGCGAAAGTCATGCCTGAGTCAGCTATCAAATTCGGAGCATACGAA GCCTCCAGGCGCATGTTCGCAGGATTAGAAGGGCATCACGATCCAAAGCAGCTGCTCCCAGTTTCGCAGTTTCTGGCTGGTGGAATTGGCGGCATGGTTTCTCA ATGTTTCGTTTATCCCTTAGATACCTTGAAATT CCGCATGCAATGCGAAACCGTGGAAGGTGGTCTTCGTGGTAACCGTCTCATCATTGCAACTGCCAGGAAGATGTGGTCGACCCACGGTGTTTTCGCTTACTATCGTGGTCTTCAACTGGGCCTCATAGGAATGTTCCCCTATGCGGCCATTGACCTTATGACCTTCGAATATCTTAAATCAACTCTGATTAGTCGCAAAGCCCACCTTCTCCGTTGTCATGAAGAAGACGCACCACTCAGCAACTTCACCACTGGGGCCATAGGAGCATTTAGCGGTGCTCTCAGTGCATCAATGGTCTACCCTTTAAACGTCCTTCGGACACGTCTACAGGCGCAAGGAACCACTCAACACAAGGCCACGTATACGGGTGTCGTGGACGTAGCTCGAAAAACTTTCGAAAGCGAAGGAGTCCGTGGCCTTTATAGAGGATTAACGCCAAATTTGCTGAAGGTGGTACCGTCGGTGTCGATCAGCTACATCGTATACGAAAATTCAAAGAGACTCCTTGGATTGAGCTAA
- the UBA1 gene encoding E1 ubiquitin-activating protein (EggNog:ENOG410PFZC~COG:O~BUSCO:749at33183) yields MTTTNMDIDTETAVEKIKQGEIDESLYSRQLYVLGHEAMKRMGSSNVLIVGLKGLGVEIAKNIALAGVKSLSLYDPAPVKIADLSSQFFLRPEDVGKCRADVTAPRVAELNAYTPVVVHEADSLTADLSQLKKYQIVVLTNTSLKDQEVIAEYCHQNGIYVLITDTFGLFGYIFTDFGKSFAVGDTTGEEPLSGIVAGIDEEGLVSALDETRHGLEDGDYVTFTEIKGMEGLNNADPRKVTVKGPYTFSIGDVSGLGTYESGGLYTQVKMPKFIDFKPLSEQIKKPEFVFSDFAKFDRPAQLHIGVQALHKFAEDHNGEAPRPHNDIDARQVFEIAQKLASDTEEKTELDEKLIKELSYQARGDLSPMAALFGGLAAQEVLKAVSGKFHPIVQWMYFDSLESLPKSVERSEELCKPLNSRYDGQIAVFGRKFQDKIANIKEFLVGAGAIGCEMLKNWAMVGLATGPEGQITVTDMDQIERSNLNRQFLFRAGDVGKLKSDCAAAAVQAMNPELKGKITTLRERVGPDSEHVFDEKFWERLDGATNALDNVDARTYVDRRCVFFRKPLLESGTLGTKGNTQVVLPNITESYSSSHDPPEQSFPMCTLRSFPNRIEHTIAWARDLFQSYFVGPPEAVNLYLTKPNYIENTLKQTGTEKLTLESIRDFLVTEKPISFDDCITWARHKFEEQYNNAIQQLLYNFPRDSKTSSGTPFWSGPKRAPTPLKFDGSNPTHLGFIIAAANLHAFNYGIKNPGVDKAHYRNIVENMIIPEFTPVAGVKIQADENEPDPNAQPAGGLNDDREELQRLIGSLPSPKSLSGFKLVPVEFEKDDDTNHHIDFITAASNLRADNYDIQQADRHKTKFIAGKIIPAIATTTALVTGLVILELYKVIDGNDDIEQYKNGFINLALPFFGFSEPIASPKGKYQGKTGEVTIDKLWDRFEVDDIPLQDFLKVFEAKGLDISMVSSGVSLLYASFYGPSKVKDRLPMKMSKLVEHISKKPIPSHQRNVIFEITAEDQSGEDVEVPYVMVKLDK; encoded by the exons ATGACC ACTACCAACATGGATATCGATACCGAAACGGCTGTGGAGAAGATTAAGCAGGGCGAAATCGATGAATCGCTCTATAGTCGACAGCT CTACGTTCTCGGCCATGAGGCGATGAAGCGGATGGGCTCGTCGAATGTTCTCATAGTAGGACTTAAGGGATTAGGAGTTGAAATAG CCAAGAATATCGCGCTCGCCGGAGTAAAGTCATTGTCTCTCTACGACCCGGCACCCGTAAAGATCGCCGACCTGTCTTCACAATTCTTTTTACGTCCAGAGGATGTAGGGAAATGTCGTGCAGACGTGACCGCGCCACGTGTTGCTGAACTCAACGCCTATACTCCTGTTGTCGTTCACGAAGCCGACAGCCTAACTGCTGATCTCTCTCAGCTAAAGAAATATCAGATAGTGGTCTTGACCAATACCTCGTTGAAAGATCAGGAAGTCATCGCCGAATACTGTCATCAAAACGGAATCTATGTCCTCATCACTGACACCTTCGGATTATTTGGCTATATTTTCACGGATTTTGGAAAGAGCTTTGCCGTGGGGGACACTACTGGCGAGGAGCCTTTAAGTGGAATTGTCGCTGGTATTGACGAAGAGGGTCTTGTATCGGCCCTCGACGAGACAAGACACGGCCTAGAAGACGGTGACTATGTAACGTTTACCGAGATCAAAGGCATGGAAGGCCTTAACAACGCGGATCCTCGAAAAGTGACGGTCAAGGGCCCTTATACTTTCTCAATCGGTGACGTTAGTGGACTAGGCACCTACGAATCAGGTGGACTCTATACGCAAGTAAAGATGCCAAAATTCATCGATTTCAAACCATTAAGCGAGCAAATAAAGAAGCCGGAGTTTGTCTTCTCTGATTTTGCCAAATTCGACCGACCTGCACAGCTTCATATTGGTGTCCAGGCACTGCATAAATTTGCGGAAGATCACAATGGAGAGGCCCCCCGCCCCCATAATGACATCGACGCCCGCCAGGTCTTCGAAATTGCGCAGAAACTTGCTAGCGATACCGAAGAGAAGACTGAACTTGATGAAAAGCTGATAAAAGAGCTGAGCTACCAAGCTCGGGGTGATTTGAGTCCTATGGCGGCATTATTTGGAGGCTTGGCTGCTCAGGAAGTTCTGAAAGCCGTCTCGGGAAAATTCCACCCCATCGTGCAATGGATGTATTTCGATTCTCTGGAGTCTCTCCCAAAATCCGTTGAGAGGTCTGAGGAACTCTGCAAGCCCTTGAATTCTCGATATGACGGCCAAATTGCGGTTTTTGGGAGAAAATTCCAGGATAAAATTGCTAATATCAAAGAATTTTTGGTCGGTGCCGGTGCTATTGGCTGCGAAATGCTAAAAAATTGGGCTATGGTTGGTCTCGCCACTGGCCCTGAAGGTCAAATTACCGTGACAGACATGGATCAGATCGAGCGAAGCAACCTCAATCGTCAATTTTTGTTCCGTGCGGGCGATGTTGGCAAACTAAAGAGCGATTGCGCCGCAGCGGCTGTTCAAGCCATGAATCCTGAACTCAAGGGAAAGATAACTACACTGCGCGAACGCGTTGGTCCAGACTCAGAGCATGTCTTTGACGAGAAGTTCTGGGAGCGCCTAGATGGAGCTACGAACGCTTTGGATAACGTTGACGCTAGAACCTACGTTGACCGCCGATGCGTCTTTTTCCGAAAGCCCCTGTTGGAGAGCGGCACACTTGGTACAAAAGGAAATACCCAAGTTGTTCTTCCAAACATTACGGAATCTTATTCCAGCTCCCATGATCCCCCTGAACAATCATTCCCAATGTGCACGTTGAGAAGTTTCCCTAATCGTATTGAGCACACTATTGCTTGGGCTAGGGATCTGTTCCAATCATACTTTGTTGGGCCTCCAGAAGCTGTGAACCTCTATCTCACCAAGCCTAACTACATTGAAAATACCTTGAAGCAGACCGGTACTGAAAAGCTGACCCTGGAGAGCATCCGAGACTTCCTCGTCACAGAAAAGCCCATCAGTTTCGATGACTGTATCACTTGGGCCAGGCACAAATTTGAAGAACAGTACAATAACGCCATCCAACAACTCTTGTACAACTTCCCCCGAGACTCTAAGACATCTTCTGGCACCCCGTTCTGGTCAGGTCCGAAACGTGCTCCCACTCCATTGAAGTTCGACGGCTCAAATCCAACTCATCTTGGATTCATCATTGCTGCCGCAAACCTTCACGCCTTCAATTATGGGATCAAGAACCCCGGTGTCGATAAAGCCCATTATCGGAATATTGTGGAAAATATGATCATTCCCGAATTCACTCCGGTCGCGGGCGTCAAGATTCAGGCTGATGAAAACGAACCCGATCCCAACGCACAGCCTGCTGGTGGGTTGAACGACGATCGAGAAGAGCTCCAGCGCCTTATTGGCTCCCTTCCAAGCCCCAAGTCTCTATCTGGCTTTAAATTGGTGCCTGTCGAGTTCGAAAAGGATGACGACACAAATCACCATATCGATTTCATCACAGCCGCAAGCAACCTTAGAGCAGACAACTACGACATACAACAAGCGGATAGGCATAAGACTAAATTCATTGCTGGAAAGATCATCCCAGCTATCGCCACTACGACCGCTCTTGTAACCGGCTTGGTTATTCTTGAGCTCTACAAGGTCATTGATGGCAACGATGACATTGAACAATACAAAAACGGCTTTATCAACCTAGCTTTACCCTTCTTTGGATTTAGCGAACCGATTGCCAGTCCGAAGGGGAAATACCAGGGAAAGACGGGCGAAGTCACAATTGACAAACTCTGGGATCGCTTTGAAGTTGATGATATACCTCTGCAAGACTTCCTCAAAGTATTCGAAGCCAAAGGCTTGGATATCAGCATGGTCAGCTCTGGCGTAAGCCTTCTCTACGCCAGCTTTTATGGGCCAAGCAAAGTGAAGGACCGACTGCCTATGAA GATGAGTAAATTGGTTGAGCACATCAGCAAAAAGCCAATTCCTAGCCATCAGAGAAATGTTATCTTCGAGATCACCGCTGAAGATCAATCCGGCGAAGACGTGGAAGTACCCTATGTGATGGTCAAGCTGGACAAATAG
- the SSN8 gene encoding RNA polymerase II holoenzyme cyclin-like subunit (BUSCO:260896at4751~EggNog:ENOG410PI7B~COG:K~BUSCO:12063at33183) translates to MAADYWSSTQHQSWLFGREELAEARKVLGDAERPFIQQYPLPDLRLFNIYVNQQLIKLAKRLNVRQQALATAQVYVKRFYTKVEIRRTNPYLVLTTAFYLACKIEECPQHIRLVLGEARGLWPEFIAPDSAKIGECEFWLISEMNSQLIVHHPYRTLSELQSYLSLTSDEIALAWSVINDHYLTDLLLLHPPHVISVMAIFIAVVFKPNQHQVVSISGGSSATGALKDGSTNILSAFNDKTGAGMPAKVQRIVDWLANSDINIEAVIECTQDIVSLYEVWEQYSEKVCKEQIGRYVKSRGLDK, encoded by the exons ATGGCCGCTGATTACTGGTCTTCAACTCAGCATCAATCCTGGCTGTTTGGGCGTGAAGAGTTGGCCGAGGCGAGAAAGGTCCTTGGAGATGCCGAACGACCCTTTATCCAGCAATATCCCCTTCCCGATCTTAGGCTTTTCAATATTTACGTAAATCAAC AATTAATCAAGCTGGCGAAACGTCTCAACGTGCGGCAGCAAGCGCTAGCCACGGCTCAGGTTTACGTGAAGAGGTTTTACACCAAGGTCGAGATCCGCCGGACGAATCCATATCTGGTACTTACGACCGCATTCTATCTCGCCTGTAAAATAGAAGAATGCCCGCAGCATATCAGGCTTGTTTTAGGAGAAGCCAGAGGATTATGGCCAG AGTTCATCGCTCCTGACAGCGCGAAGATCGGAGAATGCGAATTTTGGCTCATATCCGAGATGAACTCGCAATTAATAGTGCATCACCCGTACCGGACCCTCTCCGAATTGCAGAGCTACCTATCACTAACATCGGATGAAATCGCCTTGGCCTGGTCAGTGATAAACGATCATTATCTCACCGACCTGCTACTCCTTCATCCTCCGCACGTCATCTCCGTGATGGCCATTTTTATTGCGGTCGTATTCAAGCCAAACCAGCATCAGGTCGTGTCCATTTCAGGTGGTTCTTCGGCGACAGGAGCTCTGAAGGACGGGAGTACAAACATTCTTTCTGCCTTTAATGATAAGACGGGAGCTGGCATGCCAGCAAAGGTCCAGAGAATTGTCGATTGGTTGGCAAATAGTGACATCAATATCGAAGCGGTCATTGAATGCACGCAGGATATTGTTTCTCTTTACGAAGTATGGGAGCAATATAGCGAGAAAGTCTGCAAGGAGCAGATTGGGAGATATGTAAAGAGCAGAGGATTAGATAAATGA
- the ECM4 gene encoding S-glutathionyl-(chloro)hydroquinone reductase (EggNog:ENOG410PFDC~COG:O~BUSCO:8290at33183) produces MSTESKITNWVDPNDKSGEFKRKPSAFRNWISREAGAQFPPEKGRYHLYVSYACPWAHRTLITRKLKGLEDFISITSVHWHMGEQGWRFVTPDEKLPGETHPDPLHNFSHIRRIYFESDKNYEGRFTVPALYDKKTKRIVSNESSEIIRMFYSEFDSLLPEKYRSIDLFPQNLRKDIEETNEWVYDTVNNGVYKCGFATTQEAYEAAIWPLFSSLDRIESHLASKYDPSDPSSIYFFGNTVTEADIRLYTTIIRFDPVYVQHFKCNVRDIRSGYPAIHRWLRHLYWDIPAFGETTDFEHIRKHYTKSHKQINQFAITPVGPVPDILGKDEEVGAVQKKI; encoded by the exons ATGTCG ACCGAGAGCAAAATCACCAACTGGGTCGATCCCAATGACAAATCCGGAGAATTCAAGCGCAAACCATCCGCTTTTCGGAACTGGATCTCGAGGGAAGCTGGAGCGCAGTTCCCGCCGGAAAAGGGCCGGTATCATCTTTACGTGTCCTATGCATGCCCTTGGG CGCATCGGACGTTGATTACTCGAAAGCTGAAGGGCCTAGAGGACTTTATCTCTATTACATCCGTGCACTGGCATATGGGCGAGCAAG GATGGCGGTTTGTGACTCCTGATGAGAAACTTCCTGGCGAAACGCATCCGGACCCATTGCACAATTTCTCGCATATCCGCCGGATCTACTTTGAGTCGGATAAGAATTATGAGGGTCGATTTACGGTGCCAGCGTTGTATGACAAGAAGACAAAGCGGATCGTGAGCAATGAG AGCTCCGAAATCATTCGCATGTTCTACTCTGAATTCGACAGTCTTCTACCGGAGAAATACCGGAGTATCGATCTCTTCCCTCAAAATCTGAGGAAGGACATCGAGGAAACGAACGAGTGGGTATATGACACCGTAAACAACGGCGTCTACAAGTGCGGATTCGCAAC AACTCAAGAAGCCTACGAAGCAGCCATCTGGCCCCTCTTCTCCTCCCTCGACCGCATCGAATCCCACCTTGCCTCGAAATACGATCCTTCAGACCCATCCAGCATCTACTTCTTCGGAAATACCGTCACCGAAGCCGACATACGCCTGTATACCACAATCATCCGCTTCGACCCGGTTTATGTGCAGCACTTCAAATGCAACGTGCGAGACATTCGCTCCGGGTACCCGGCTATCCATCGCTGGCTAAGACACTTGTACTGGGATATTCCGGCGTTCGGTGAGACGACAGACTTCGAGCATATCAGGAAACACTATACCAAGAGTCATAAGCAGATCAATCAGTTTGCGATTACGCCGGTGGGGCCGGTGCCGGATATTCTGGGAAAGGATGAGGAGGTTGGAGCTGTCCAGAAGAAGATTTGA